TTGCAGGCGCGTCCTGATCCCACATTGCCAAAATCCGCGCCGTTGCTTATCTGGTGGTGCTGGCACACAACGTGCTCATGCGTTTGCACGGAGTTCTGCATTCCAGAATCGTTCCATCCGTGTACAGCCAGGAGCAGGAGCGCCCATGTCCGGGGTTACGTCAGGGTCCATGTTTTCGTCCATCAGCCACAGCCTGGCCGGCAAGCTAGTGGTGGCCAATGGCGTGTTGCTGCTGGGCAGTGTGGCCTTGCTGACGTGGGCGGCCATGATCAACCAGCAGGAGCTTGGCAACCGGGCGGCCCTGGATGGCGCGGAACGGCTCTCCACCACTGTGAAGCTCGGGCTGCATTATGCCATGATGCTCAATTCCCGGGACGACATCTCCCAGATTGTGGCCAACATTGCCCGCCAACCCGAAATTCTGGCCGTGCGCGTGTACAACAAGGACGGCGCCATCAAGTTTTCCAACAAGCCCGAAGAGGTGGATACCGTGGCCGGCATGCGGGAGCCTGCCTGCGCTCCCTGCCACGCCTCGGCCACGCCGCGCACCATCCTGAGCGTGATGGAGCGCACGCGGATGGCAGAGGACGAAACCGGCCGCAGCATCGGCATGCTCACGCCCATTGAGAACGAGCCGGGCTGCAGCGAGGGGTGCCACTTTCATCCTGCGGACACCAAAATCCTCGGCGCCATAGACATCGTCCTCTCCCAGGGGACTTCGGACGAGGAGGTGCAGGCCCTGGGCCGGCGCATGCTGCTGTTTTCCGCCGGCGTGTTCCTGGCAGTTTCCGGTCTGTTGCTGTTTTTCATGGGCCAGTACGTCAACCGGCCCATCCGGGCGCTCATCCAGACCACCCGCGGCATTGCCCGTGGGGAGGAACCCCCGGTGCCGGTGACCAGGCAGCGCGACGAGATCGGTCAGCTGGCGCAGGCCGTGGCAGACATGGGCGCGGCCATTGTGGAAAAGCAGAAGGATCTGAATCGTCAGCGCGACGAATACCAGAACCTCTTTGCCAATGTCCCGTGTTTTATCACCGTGCAAGACCGCAATTTTCGCCTGTTGCGCTACAACAGGGAATTCAAGGAGCATTTTCATCCCCGCCCCGGCCAGCCCTGCTACAAGGCATACAAGGGCCGCAGCGAAAAGTGCCCTGTCTGCCCGGTGGAAACCACCTTCCAGACCGGCCGCTCGGCCACCAGCGAGGAAAGCGGGCTGGATTCCCAGGGCAACCTGCGCCACTGGCTGGTGACCACGGCCCCCCTGCGCGATGAGAAGGGCGAGGTGGTGGCGGCCATGGAAATGAGCCTGGACATCACCGCCCGCAAGGAGCTGGAACGCGAGGCCAAGCGCCTGGAGGAAAAATACCAGGCCATTTACCGCACCATCCCCAGCCCGGTGTTCCTGCTGGATCTGACCGGCCTGACCGTGCTGGATTGCAACAAGAGCGCCGAAACCGTGTACGGCATTCCGCGCAAGGACATGCTGGGCCGCTATTTCCCGGACTTTTTTCTGCCGGACTCCCGCGGGCGCATGGCAGCGGATTTGCGCGTGTGCAAATCCATAGATCGCGCGCCGCAGCTGGTGCCGGACGGCCGTACCCTGTACGTGGCCATGCTGGCCACGCCGGTGGAGATTGGCGGAACCCACGTGCTGCTCATCACCGTCACGGACATCACCCGCCGGCTGGAGGCGGAACAGCAACTGGTGCATGCCGGCAAGATGGCCACCCTGGGCGAGATGGCGGCCGGCGTGGCCCACGAGCTCAATCAGCCGCTGACGGTCATCAAGGGCGCAGCCTCCTACTTTTTGAAG
This sequence is a window from Megalodesulfovibrio gigas DSM 1382 = ATCC 19364. Protein-coding genes within it:
- a CDS encoding PAS domain-containing protein encodes the protein MSGVTSGSMFSSISHSLAGKLVVANGVLLLGSVALLTWAAMINQQELGNRAALDGAERLSTTVKLGLHYAMMLNSRDDISQIVANIARQPEILAVRVYNKDGAIKFSNKPEEVDTVAGMREPACAPCHASATPRTILSVMERTRMAEDETGRSIGMLTPIENEPGCSEGCHFHPADTKILGAIDIVLSQGTSDEEVQALGRRMLLFSAGVFLAVSGLLLFFMGQYVNRPIRALIQTTRGIARGEEPPVPVTRQRDEIGQLAQAVADMGAAIVEKQKDLNRQRDEYQNLFANVPCFITVQDRNFRLLRYNREFKEHFHPRPGQPCYKAYKGRSEKCPVCPVETTFQTGRSATSEESGLDSQGNLRHWLVTTAPLRDEKGEVVAAMEMSLDITARKELEREAKRLEEKYQAIYRTIPSPVFLLDLTGLTVLDCNKSAETVYGIPRKDMLGRYFPDFFLPDSRGRMAADLRVCKSIDRAPQLVPDGRTLYVAMLATPVEIGGTHVLLITVTDITRRLEAEQQLVHAGKMATLGEMAAGVAHELNQPLTVIKGAASYFLKKIRRGETVAPDVLADLSQEMDSHVDRASRIINHLREFGRRPEMELMEVDVGEVLLRSLEMFRQQLALRQIKVELDVSPNVPKVMGDAGRLEQVFVNMLMNARDAIEEKFQGEKSRTLRESGSGEEKLISIVARDCHGWVHIRVSDTGGGVPAGVQGRIFEPFFTTKATGKGTGLGLSISYGIVQDCGGEIFLERSGPEGSTFLVILPSPEATACALPEESSNG